A genomic stretch from Telmatocola sphagniphila includes:
- the rfbF gene encoding glucose-1-phosphate cytidylyltransferase, which translates to MKIVLLCGGQGTRLREETEYKPKPMVDIGGKPIVLHIMKLFAHYGLREFILCLGYKGDIIKDFFLNYEAMTTDFTIKLGRKHELTYHGAHEEQEFSVTLADTGANSMTGGRVRRIRKYISDDLFMVTYGDGVSDVNIPELIQFHKSHGKLATVTAVRPQSKFGVLNVKGDGLVEQFSEKPSIEGWVNMGYFVFHKKIFDYLRGDETMLEREPLERLAAEGQLMAFKHHGFFFAMDTYREYQLLNDMWATGRAPWKVWS; encoded by the coding sequence ATGAAAATCGTGCTGCTGTGCGGGGGTCAGGGAACTAGACTCCGGGAAGAAACCGAATACAAGCCCAAACCGATGGTCGACATCGGCGGCAAACCGATCGTGCTGCATATCATGAAGCTCTTCGCCCACTACGGACTGCGGGAGTTCATACTCTGCCTGGGATACAAGGGAGATATCATCAAAGATTTCTTCCTGAACTACGAGGCGATGACGACCGACTTCACGATCAAGCTGGGCCGCAAGCACGAATTGACCTATCACGGCGCCCACGAAGAACAAGAATTCAGCGTCACGCTCGCCGATACGGGGGCCAATTCCATGACGGGCGGCCGGGTACGCCGGATTCGCAAGTACATCTCAGACGATCTTTTCATGGTCACCTACGGGGATGGAGTTTCAGACGTAAACATCCCGGAACTGATTCAATTCCACAAGTCGCACGGCAAGCTGGCGACAGTCACCGCAGTCCGGCCGCAATCCAAATTCGGCGTTCTCAACGTCAAAGGCGATGGTCTGGTTGAGCAATTTTCGGAGAAGCCCAGCATCGAAGGCTGGGTGAACATGGGTTACTTCGTTTTTCACAAAAAGATTTTCGACTACCTTCGCGGCGATGAAACCATGCTGGAACGGGAGCCACTCGAACGACTTGCGGCCGAGGGGCAGCTGATGGCTTTCAAACATCATGGTTTCTTCTTCGCCATGGATACCTACCGGGAATACCAACTGC